The segment CATGggaaagagagagtgaaggaAAAGGGCTGAGTTTTGAGCAGTCACCAGACATGAGTACAGGAGGCAAAGAAGAAGTCAGAGATCCCAACCTGGGCTCCTCTCTTCATGGGGTTCCCCAGCTCACATTCCACTCGAGAAGCATTCTCATTAGACACACAAAGGGGCTTTTCCTAAAAGATAGGTAGAGTCAGGCTAGACTGTTGGATATCCCTGTACCTCTGTTCTTTCCCAGGTATTTATCATGGGGCCCTTACCGCAGGCTCCAGAGCCCGCACCCCCACATAATTCAGAGCGGtggggagggaaatgaggagCTGAGCTTCATGGGCATCATCCCCATCAGCCTCAGGCTGGTCTGGgtctgagggcagattggtgacagtcAGCTCCAGACCAATGACTGGCTGCCCACTCAGGGCAAACTCAGCTGTGATTCCATCTTCATCCCTGGAAGAGTTAGAGATGGCATTCACTACAGGAGCTattctcctcatctctatctgTTTCTGGTCTCACCCCACCTAACCCCAGTCTTTCTCTGGTATCCTCCCTTCAGTTCATTCctccttctgcctccttttcttccaCCCTATCTCTTTTCTCTCAATTCTCCACATACTCCCTGCTACAAACTCATATCCCAGATCCAAAATACAGGATCAGTGTTTGGTCTGGAAGAAAGTCCATCAGTTCCCTTTACTCTGCCTCTTCTATAGGTGTATCCTATGATCAAGAACTTCTCTGAGGTTAACCTCTTTCCTCAGTCCCTCTCATCAGTCTGTCTtctttgggaaaaagaaaaacaggtctTCCTACTTCAAAGACTTCACATGTAACCCTACCACCTCTGAGATTTCTATTCTGTGACCCAGATACTCTGGTCTCTTCATTTCTCccatgccctccctcctccacctcctcacATTGGCAGTGGATGGAACTCTGTGTCCCCAACCCGGGCACAGAATCGGGCACGGGCAAGCTGCAAGTTGCTCTGGCAGATCTTATCTTCTCCACAACCTTGCTTGAGGAAGTGAATCTAAGGATGATAAagtagagagagaggggaaatcaCTGTAAACCTCTCCCTCTAGCAATGGTCTTCCCACCCAAACATACGGAATTCCATGCAGGGCAAtgatctctctcacacacacacacacacacacacacacacacctctgccCTCTGGGTACTTGGCTGGTGGGCATTAAGGATGGGTGGCAGAGGAAGCAACTCTTGTCCAGAGACCTGACGCTGGATTCGGGAAGACCGGAGGCTGTAGGACAGGGTCACTATGACAGCCCGAAGCTTGTCCTTGACATTATCCTGGGAAGGCAGATGAAAATAGGGAAGAAACCAGGTTCTAATGGAGCATACATATAGTCCCCAAGTCTTCAGCCCTCCTCATGTCCCAATCAAAGGCCCAGTTCTTATTGAGCTTGGGCTAAAAGAAGCTGAGAGATGCAAGCATGAGGCAGGATAAAGCTAGAGAACATCCAGTCTACAGAAGGGAAGGCTAGAATGCTCCAGACATTGCCCTAGATGaaaagttctaaaaaaaaaaaaaaaaaaaaaaaaaaaagaatttctggaaaaCTATGTATAACAAAAGCTCACAATTGTTCACATGTCCCTTTTTTGCTCTTTGTATATTGTCACGTTCATAATAAGACAAAAGAATGAGTCTATGGAGGAATAGAGCCTATCAATCCTCTGGACAAAGATCAAGAAACAATTTTCCAAATTTTCAAGGTACCACTACCAGGAATAATAATATAGAGAGAGAATTATATATTAGTATTAATAGTAGTGATAAAATTAGAATATAtcaacagatatatatatatatataaaactaggATAGTATTTCAAGGTTTGTAAAGTCCCTTCCTCACAGCAGCCTGATGAGTGAGGCAGCACAAGTATTACCCAtcccccattttgcagctgaagaaactgagactcaaaggttAAATGTATAGCTGAAAATGATACTCGGGTCTTCTGACTATACTAACTCCAACAGACCtctggaaaacagagaaaaaagagtgaaagggaagggaagtcaCATCTCTATAGTAGCTCCAATGctccaaacactatgctaagcactttttgtcaattttatctcatttgatcttcacaacaactctgtaaggtaggtactattactaactccattttatagttgaggcaaATAGCaggtgagtgacttgctcagggtaacatagctagtaagcatccaaGGCTGGATAACTCTATCCACCAGACCTCTAGCTGCCAAGGAAGGGGAGTGTCTCTATATCTCCTGGCATTGGAGAAAAGCCCATCCATGGGGACCTGGGgcacagatgaagaagaaaaatgggatgaTACTGGGAGGGAATTTAGGGACATTTTTTGAGTACTGGATAataaacagagagaaaggaatgacTGGAAAAGGGAGCTGAAGTGGAAACAGGAGGGATAAGTCAAGGGCCTGCTCACCTGCAGCTGGAATGTGGCATTCCCACAGGCTCGATCATTCTGGTGCCTAAGCCACACAGTGCCTGAACTCTGGTGTTTGAAGTCAGTAGGGCTTCGATTCAGGAAAGACACACGAGGAACCTGACCCCGGAGCCGCCTATCTGTGTCCCCATCTAATATATAATTCAGGCCTGGTAGATGGGAAGAAAGGGCTGAGAAACAATCCCAGCCTACCCCTGCCCACTTCTCCGCCTCAGCACCTTCACCCTCACCCATACTGGctatcctggaaaaaaaaaaaatcaatggccTTCACTCACCAACACTAGGATTGTAGCTGCTGGGATTGGCGATATAACTGAAGCAGACTCTGAGGTCCACACTATGGGCAGAGGGAAAAGTTCTCCAGGTCAAGTATTGTGAGAACTCAGAGATCCTGATCCTGCCCAGCTTCTGTCCTAGGGATGTATTGGCTATGTACTTGATGCACCAAGTCAAGGTGAGGGAAGTCACATTTGGGAAGCAGGGTTAAAGGAGGGaggaactgaaacccagagtGTCCAGAGCCACTGGCCCTAAGACCAAACACTCTGAGGATTTATTGTTAGGTAGATTAGATTATCTCGTTCAAACTCCTTGTTTTAAAGATAAGCAAAGTAAGGTTCATGGAAGTGAAAAGGGACCATATTCCCAAGTTCTCTCAGCTGGCAAACATCAGGCAGGATCTGGACTCATacctagatcttctgacttctaCACCCAGTGTTATTGCTCTGACACCAGCTGTCTCCCTCAGTTGAGCCTTTCCCTCCCAACTTCCCCAGGGGCCCTGCCTCACCAGACCATCTGACCATCAGCACAGTTAGGCAGCTCTAGATCAATGGCTCGAGGTGAGATAGAGATGTCATGAGAGACGTGGAGGACTGGATGGGACCTAGGGATTGACATGATGGTGCAAAGTGGAGAAggattatataattaaaaatcaGGGACATCATCAAGAATACAATAAGGTTACATCATtgcatgaaggaaggaaggaaggaaaagaggaaaggagggagggaggaaagaaagaaggaaagagagagggaaagagagggaaaggaagaaggaagggaggaagggaggaaggaaggaaggaaggaaggaaggaaggaaggaaggaaggaaggaaggaaggaaggaaggaaggaaggaaggaaaaaggaaggaaggaaggaagaaaggaaggaagggggataaaaatctaacttttatggtagttattgtagaacattaaaaaaataaaataaaataataaaaaaaaacaattggagaaatactaattgctcatgggtaggctgagtcaatatatttaaaatgaaaattgtacctcaattaatttacttattcagtgtcataccaatcaaactacaaaaaagtAATTTTATAGAAATAATACTAACAAGATTcacttgaaagaacaaaaggtcaagaatatcaagggagtcaatggaaaaaaatgtgaaggaaagtggcctaggagtaccagatttcaaactatattataaagcaacaattgtcaaaacaatctgatactggaTCAGAAATAGAGTGGAGAtgagtggaatagtttaggtaaaCGAACACAGTcatctagtgtttgacaaacaCAAAGATgcaagcttttgggacaaaaactgcaagaaactggaaaacaatttggcagaaactaggtatagatcaatatctcacaccatatggcaagataaggtcaaaatgggtacatgatttagacataaagggtaatatcaacagcaaattaggggaacatggaaaatTTTCCCTGTCCGATCTATGGATAaaagaagaatttgtgaccaaacgaGATAAAGaagatcacaggaagtaaaatgaatcattttaattacattaaataaaataggggtttgcataaacaaacccaatgaaGCCAAGATTAGAAACAAAGCGGGAAACTGGGCAGACATTTTTACATCAAGTTTCTCTAATGAAGAcctcacttttaaaatatatagagaactgagtcaaatttataagaatacaagtcattccctaattgataaatgctcaaggatataaacaggcagttttcacaagaaatcaaagctatatatggtcatatgaaaaaattctctaaatcactattaattagagaaatgcaaattaaaacaattttaaggtACTActtcacagctatcagattggctaataggactgaaaaggaaaatgaaaaatattggaggggatatgggaaattgggacactaatgagctgtgggtggagttgtgaattatgaattggtccaaattgtgaattgatccagacATTCtatagaataatttggaactgtgcccaaacaGCTATAAAATtgcttataccctttgacccaacaatactactactcagtctgtatcccaaagaaattaaagaaaagggaaaaggacctaaatgtacaaaaatacttataggcTTCTTTtcgtggtagcaaagaattggaaattgagggtgtGCCCAtgaattgggcaatggctgaacaagtaaaAGTATATGACTAAGACagaatatttttgtgctatatgaaatgacaagcaagatggtttcagaaaaatctgggaagacttacatgaactcatgcaaagtgaagtgagcagaaccaggagaacatttacATGGTAACAGTAATATTGGAAAGATGATCAACTTAGCTACTCAgaccaagacaatgatccaagataattccaatgatgaaaactgctaactcagaactgatgaactccgaatgcagatcaaagtatactttttcactttctttatttttcttactttattttttgtctgttttcttttgcaacatggctaatgtggaaatatgttttacatgacttcacatgtataatctataacaaattgcttgccttctcaagaaggacTAGATAGGGATGAGTGAACATGGacctcaaaaaaatttaaatagatattaaacatttttatacataattggaaatatttaaagaaataaataaaaatatttttttaaaaaattaaagaagtggtttcagagaaatttgagCAGATTTCTATGGATAGATGTAAAGTGAGAAGagccaggagaataatttatactgcACTATCAACAATGTAAAAAactataattttgaaagacttaagaattctagTCAACAcaataatcaatagtgattccaGAGGCCTGATGATGCACCATGCTACCAACCTCTAGACAGAGTGGCAATGGACAGTGCCAAAACGGGCATCTATTTTATTTAGCTAAGCTTATTGGTTACaaggggtttttttctttttctttccccactggggagaaaaggtgggaagaatcaaaaatgaattactgataattgaaaaaaatgaattactgataattgaaaaaaatttttaaaaaaaggaagagtgGGATGGGAGACAGTGGGATCAGGACCCATGTCAGGAATCAGAGATATGGTCAGACCCTTACCTGAAGAGTGCAACAGTATCAGCCAGTGACCCCACCAACAGGTCAGGATAATCATTCCCATCCACATCCAGGCCCCCGGACAGTGAATAACCAAAGCTCTCTATACCCACGGTCTCACCTTCCAGAACCTGGGAACCAAAGATAGAATACCATCTTTGCTTCAGCCTCCCATCTTTTCAAAACTCCTCCAGTAACCTCTTTGCACTTCTTTCAAGCCTCCATGCACCCTCACCCCTCCCTCTGATGCCTGATCCTCATTCCTCTGGCCAATCCAGCCTCACCTGAGCAGGTTTGGGGACAACCCCCAGGCTGCTCCCATGATAGATGAAGACCTTCCCTTGTCCATCAAAGGGGGCACCTACTGCTATATCTGAGAGAAACAAGCAGGGATGGGGAGGCTCAGGCAGGAAAGATAGTCTAGGCTCCCAAACTTCCCTGACCCAACTtgagtctctctcttcccctaacCCCagcccatcctccctccctctagTCTCTTTATTCTATTATGTCACTCTGATCACTCACAGACCTACCTGGAAAACCATCCTGGTTGAGGTCCCCCAGGGTGACCACACTGACCCCAAACATAGAACCAGGAGATCCAAAGAGCCGAAGGGGAGAAACCCCTGCCCAGCGCCCTGCCTGGTTCACGTATACATACACAGCACCCCCCAGCTCCTCCTGGCGCTCAAAGAAATAGGGAGCACCCACCATCAAATCTGCCCAGCTGGGAAAGGACAGAGAAGAGAGGGTCAAGTTTGGAAAACCCTGCCCAGAACCTTCCCCAGTCTAGGAGAAAGTGGCCAGAGCAAAGAAATTACCCAACACCACCCAACAATAatcaaaaataagacaatagCAGTCAGAATAGGGTCCTGGACCCTGAACCCTTTCCAGTTAACTCTTCAAACTTTCCCTGCCCTTAAACCATTACGAGTTAACTAAAATCCAAGAGCCTGCTTTCCCAGTGCCAGTGGTGAGATGCGGGTACTTGAAGCCCTCCAGGCTAACTCTGGCAGTGCCCCTCATACTGGCCCGTCTTACCCATCATTGTTGAGGTCAGCCACAGCTAGTGAATAGCCAAAGGCAGATGTCAGGCGATCCCCAGGCAGCACAGCCTCGGGCACCAGACGGCTAGCACTGTCCCTTCGAAGAATCACCACAGCACCGGTGTGGTTGGCCCTCGGGGCCCCTGCCACAAAGCTCAGCTCATCTGCCCTCATCAGCCCCTTCCCCGAGTCAATGGAAAAGCCTGGGGAGAGGAATCAGAAGCAGGAGAAAAGCTGACAGATAAGCACTCCACTATCCCCCACCTCCATGCATTTCTCAATACTGGAAGTCAGGAAACACCAGAGGAGCGGTGGCCCACCCACTGCTCCCAGGCTTCTTTCCTAGATCtgtctccccatccctcctccaaACACAAGAGTACAGCCACACACTATCTCTCCCCAACCCTAAAAGGCAGGAGAAGTGGGACTCAGGGCTGCCTGCAActgcatgggggggggggggagagaaacaTCACAGTGCATAGGATGGGGACACCCTAAGGCTTCCAGAAAACCCAGATTCCACAAGGCCAAACAGAGCAGGCAGTAGAAAAAGtacatggggggaggggcagaggagtTAGTCCCACCCCAATTTTTAGATGGGTAGGGGAAGAAAAGCCTTCTCCCCATTCCATACAGTGCCCCAGACTCCACGAAGTCTGAGTATTCCTCAGTACTTTATCTTTCCTGACACCCACCCCCCCattcttccttctatcacccaGAGCAATAAACCCTCCACAGAGTGAGAGGCCATTAGGCAAACCTCCCTCCACTCCCACAGCTCTCAAGCCTCATTCTCTCCCCACAGGAGGAGATgtgagggtaaaacagaaacaataactTACCAACACCCAGGCTGATTTgaccacattttttttcctttctcccttctcccccttacCCTGGGGCAGAAGAACTTTCTTGTGACCTCTAAGGAATGAGATGCCCACCCCCTCTCCATACATCTTTGAGTGTCCCAGATCAACAGAGAGTCCCCCGTGATGGCTAACCCTCCCCCAACCTACTATAATCATGACCCTGGTTCTGTTCATAGCAGGAATAGGGAATGGTAGTTCTCCCCTCTTGGATATGCCTATAGAGTTCCTGAGTCTCCATTTCCCCCCTCAGTCTTGTCTTCTCCAAATGCCCACACACCCCCACCAGCTTCATTTCTGTCTCAGAACCCAAAGTTGGCATCACCTTAGTAaacagggagaaaggagagaagaccaGTGTCACCCAGGAGAAAAAAGGAATCCTATAGGTGAAGACCTCAATGGACCAACAGATGGGTGGGGTGAGGGGCTTACAAACCTAAGTAGCTATTGAGGGCCAAGTCTCCAGCTGATCCCGTGAGCCGGTCAGCGGGTTCCAGGGTTTTATACACCAGCTGATCAGGATCTGAGCTATCAATGTTGGTCATAAAGAGTAACCCTGCGAGAGGAGGAGTGAGAGGGGAAAACaccagggagaggaggagaggagacatccagaggtggggggagggacatCAGTATGGGGATGAGGGATGGAGAGATAGACAGACCAAGAGACAAGGTAAAGGAAGatagaaaatgagagaaggggtaacagaaagagaaatataaaaccaaggacaggaaaagacaaaagagagagaccagtatagagacagagggaggggagtatggaggggaggaagagaaaggaaagcaaagggtTAGAGCAGCCCCGGGCTGGAGAGCCCCATACCAAAGTAGCTGTTGGCAGGGACAGGGATAAGGCGGGGGTCCTGCTCCTTTTCTCCCCCCGCCTCGTAGGGCCCGTCGTCCAAGTGGGCCAGGTCCATGGAGCCCTGGGCACAGAGTTCCACCCGGGCAGTGCCTGTAACAACATTCCCATTTAGTGCCAGGGGAAGGAGTCACTCCGTCTGAACCCTGAGTAAATCAAACAACTCCCCTCAATCACCCAACCACCCTCAGCCCCAAGCCTCCTAAAACCTTCCAAACTCAGCACTGCACTCACCAGGTGTCAGCTCAGCCAGGAGCAGCGTGCAGAGGTGTGGGCTCTATGTGAGAGCACGGGCTGCAGTGCTCATGCATTTCGGATGCTGGAATGTGCATGTGTCTGACCTCAAGTGGACCTATCCATGCATTCAGGTGATCATGCTGGGATATTTATTCATGTGTGTACTTGAACAGAGGAGGACACATCACATGTTCATACATGTGCTGGCCTAGTAgggtatatatgcacacacatgtggcCCATGCCACCAGGACACATGATTGTGTACATACTGGGTTGACGGGCCCTTGGCTCTATCTCTAGAGCAGTGAGGGGTGCAGGCATCCCAAGATCCCAAAGGTAGGAGAAATGGTTAGAAGAGGGAGATTGGAGACAGCTTGCATCCCATTCTACACCCTCCGTAAGGAGAGACTCACCTTTCCAATTGTAGGTGCCAGGTGCCCCAAAGAGGAGGTAATGGTTGTCAGGGGAAAAAGCAGCTGAGGTTCCCTGCTGACAGAACCCAAACTGGTCGTGGCCCTGGGGACGCCCCTCGCAGAATTTCCAATCCCCTCCATCCAGCTCATCCCGAATTGTCAGGTCCTCACTCAGCACAAAGCATCGGCCAATTACATCCCGAGTCTCCAAAGTCTGGGCCACGCGCTGCCTTGCCTCATACAAGTGGGCACAGGTCTACAGGATATGGGGAGTCAAAGGTGTCAAGGTTCCTCACATGCCACCACTGCCAAAGGTACATGGATACAGACAGGACCTTCTCATACCAACACATACTGAAGTGCCAACCAAAAACTGGACACAAGCTACATCCTTACCAGTACTACATGCCCTGGCCCACCTTGTGACACATAGCCACGTATCATGCATATCTGAGGTATTTGCATGCACATAAGACCATACCATCTCAGAGGCTTACATGTTCCACACTGCCCCAGGTGTCCACATgcgcaaaaaaaaaaaccacatgatCAAACCCCAACACGAtctagatacacacacatgcagcTTAAGACTTAGTTCATGCTGTCAGTAATCATACAGAAGTCAgagattcagagatggaagggaagttACCTAGTTCAGCTGATCACTAAGTATTTAAAAAGTGTGCTAATGTGCAAGgcagtgctggagatacaaatacaaaagggaGACAGTACCTgcccttcagggagtttacatctTACTAGGTTAATacaacatgttcacagataagtaaatacagtatacttacaaaataaatatgtactgATTGGGGGTGAGGATGGATTAGGAAAAACACTTTGAAGCAGGTAGCATTTGAACTAAGCCTTAAAAGGTTTATAAGACAGAGGCAGGGGTGAAGTCCTAGGCATGGAAGACAGATAacctgtacaaaggcatggaggtaggaaatatcttgtaaaagagaaaaaaaaaataggctaacctgTCTACTTCATAGAGTGAATTGAGAAGTGGTTATATGTAATCAGcctgggaaaaaaaatggactggAACCAGATTATAAAAAGACTTAAAATGCCAGGAGTTTGTACTTTATTCCAAAGACAATAGAGATGTACTAAAGCTTTTTGAACATTAGAACGGCAcaatcagacttgtgctttaggaaaatcgatagggcaggggagagaatgaataaatgaatgcagGAAGACCTGCCTCTGAATCATTCCTATCCCCTTTTCTCTGCTTTTGTAAATCATACTCATCCTTCCAGGTTCTTTCGTGTCCTCTAATCTCCTTCATGAAACCTTCCAGGACAAATCCATCCTTTTCTGTCCTTCTCTTGTAATTTACTGCCCCTTATTCATCCATAAACCATATCTCACCTGGTGGTGTTGCTGTTTGCCAGAGAACAAAGTAGGATCCTTGAGGGCAGTACCCCCTGAAGTCCCAGAGTTCAGAACAGTACTTTGCATATACTAGATGATCAGTAAACGCttgttgaattaataaatgatctGGTACCATGACAAAATTTTAGTACTTTTAGTTAACTTTTCTCACCCCTCCTCCACTAAAGCCCAATTTCATTGCTTCCCCCTGGCATTGATATGATCCTTGGATGCCATCAGCAAAGTGGAGTCTCTGCCAGGTCCTCCAAGCTGGAAGGATTCACAATGTAGTCATCAGGGCAGGCTGTCTGTCAACAGGgcaccagcctagctaagtttggAAAGGCTCAACATGAGAAAGTGGGCCAGGAGgttaggatttttttcccccaccttGACAACTCACAAAGAACAAATGTCTAAAATATCCATAGTGGAATAGTGGAGAAAACTCCCACATCTCAtcatatattctttaaaaattcagctagagtgaaatgagcagaaccaggacaacactgtccacagtaacagcaacagtgtgcaaggactgcttctgatagacttagcctttcacagcaatgcaaggacctaaaacattcccaaaggactcttgaggcaaagcgccatccacatccagagaaagaactatggaatcagaacacagactgaagtagactattttctcttgtgttacgttttggtttggtttggtttttctcatggtttctcccattcattttaattcttctatgtaacataaCTGACgtgaaagtgtgtttaataagaatgtatgtgtagaacccatataagactgcatgctatcTTGAGAAGGGTGGGgggtgaaaggggagaaaaattaagacttatagaagtgattgctgaaaattgaaaacaaataaattaatttttaaaaattaatataaaaataaaaactcagctaggtggtacaattaatagagtgatagatttggagccaggaagacagtAGTTCAAATACTGACTTAGaaacttactacctatgtgaccctgagccagtcacttaacctcttatcTCAGGATCCTCACTTAGCCTTagtgtcctcttctgtaaagcgagaataataacagcacctccctcacaggacTGCAGTAAAGCTCTCAGTATAAATGGTAGCCCTTAGCTAGGACTATTATCAAAAATTCAAAGTATTCCAGCGTTTCTCATGTTTTATCTCTTGCATTGACCCTGTAttccaaaaagaagaaagtaagatcCTTCAGGGCAAGGGTGGAgtacatttgtctttgtatctccagcacgcAGGATAGTACTTTACTATactgagcacttaataaatgtcctaCCAATAGATAATCAATTTCTTAAGCGCCAAGAGACTTCTTTGTATAAGAAATAGCCCAATACAGTGTTAAGTCAAAGCTCAGAGAACACTTGCAGAATGAATGAACACCCACTCACACGCAGTAAACACTCACCACAACTTTGCCCCCAGGGCCCTGGCTCCTAAGGCTGACTCCCAGCCACTGGTTTTCTTTGCTCTCCTTCTGCACTTGAGCTGTAGAAAGGACAGCAGAGAGTGAGGGGAGAAAAGTCAAGCTCAATATTCctactctcctcccttccccgtCCAACCTAGGTGCCCTCCCAGTCTCAAACCTCCTTGGTCAATGTCCACTCGGTAGCAATCATTCTCATCGCTGGTCAGAGGACAGGCGTAAAGACCTCCAGTGCGGTTAGCCGCCTGTCCTGGGAGGGCTACAGCTTGGGGGGCACCTACCAGAAGCCTGTagaatgggaggaaggaagggagggagttaGAAGAGTCTCATTCTCCTCCAAGACTTATTTATCCTCCTGACAACTCTGTATAGAAGGAATGTCCAGGCTGAGAGGCCCTTGGACGCCAGGTGGCATCCTGACATTGAGCACAACTGagcactggatctagagtcaaaggacctggattcaaatccctcctcagacactcCTGCCTCAGAAGTCCcttgtgccttagtttccctctatgtaataaaaacaataacaacagttaTCATTTATGgaacactttaagttttgcataGACATTGAATCCTTACCACAGCCCTGAGTGGTGggtgccattttacagatgaggaaccagaagaaggcagaggttaaatgactgaccCAAGGACACAATTAGCAAATGTATGAAGCTGgattcacttcaccacctaaccTCCTCTAGACATACAGATGTCCCAGAAAACACCAGAGTTGTCCGCAACTCTTACCACAGCAGATTCCCCCACAAATATCTCCATTCAAAGGCCACAGAACATGTGTTTCCTCTCTGCTTATTATTGTTAATTTGAAAAAACCGCTTATTCCCAGCACCTGTTCCTAAATGCCCCACCCCCTCCACAGTCCAGAGCTCCTTTGCCAAGTTTGCCCCCTCTCTCTGACCTAATTTGTTCCCTATCAGATGCCAAGAATGCTGGGGGTGAAGGGAACAGGTGACCACAGCTGGCATGGAGAGGCGGTCTGGATGCCCCATTTCAGGAGGTTCATTTTAGTCCTGCTATCCCTGCTGGTCATAGCAGGAATGACCACCATCCCCCAATTCCCCAGGATTCTACCAGTCATCTCTACTGTTTAGAGTTAGGCTCAgggtgaagggaggaaagaatcaGAAtggtttccctgtctctctctaaaGTCCATTCTCCAGCCTCcactcttctctcactctcctccTCATTCCAATGGTTCTTCCTCTCTATTCTGCTTCCTCCTCACTCCCATTCTAACACAATTCCCTTTTCACATCCCTCTATACTCTCCCTAttttcccttatccctttccccattctttctctggcCCCTTTCATCatctccccatttcccctccttccttctacccTCAAcct is part of the Notamacropus eugenii isolate mMacEug1 chromosome 3, mMacEug1.pri_v2, whole genome shotgun sequence genome and harbors:
- the ITGA7 gene encoding integrin alpha-7 isoform X1; translated protein: MAGARSLRFCCLWGSLFLGWLLSGSDAFNLDVMSALRKEGDPGSLFGFSVALHQQLRPRPQSWLLVGAPQAVALPGQAANRTGGLYACPLTSDENDCYRVDIDQGAQVQKESKENQWLGVSLRSQGPGGKVVTCAHLYEARQRVAQTLETRDVIGRCFVLSEDLTIRDELDGGDWKFCEGRPQGHDQFGFCQQGTSAAFSPDNHYLLFGAPGTYNWKGTARVELCAQGSMDLAHLDDGPYEAGGEKEQDPRLIPVPANSYFGFSIDSGKGLMRADELSFVAGAPRANHTGAVVILRRDSASRLVPEAVLPGDRLTSAFGYSLAVADLNNDGWADLMVGAPYFFERQEELGGAVYVYVNQAGRWAGVSPLRLFGSPGSMFGVSVVTLGDLNQDGFPDIAVGAPFDGQGKVFIYHGSSLGVVPKPAQVLEGETVGIESFGYSLSGGLDVDGNDYPDLLVGSLADTVALFRSHPVLHVSHDISISPRAIDLELPNCADGQMVCVDLRVCFSYIANPSSYNPSVGLNYILDGDTDRRLRGQVPRVSFLNRSPTDFKHQSSGTVWLRHQNDRACGNATFQLQDNVKDKLRAVIVTLSYSLRSSRIQRQVSGQELLPLPPILNAHQPSTQRAEIHFLKQGCGEDKICQSNLQLARARFCARVGDTEFHPLPMDEDGITAEFALSGQPVIGLELTVTNLPSDPDQPEADGDDAHEAQLLISLPTALNYVGVRALEPAEKPLCVSNENASRVECELGNPMKRGAQVTFYLILGTSGITIETTKLEVELLLATISEQELHPVTALARVVIELPLSIVGKVIPEKLFFSGVVRGERAMQSERDVGSKVKYEITVSNQGQSLKTLGSAFLNIMWPHEIANGKWLLYPMRVELEGGRGPGQQGNCIPKANILGLDFESGDRKRRELGQPEPKSSSSGLRWSVTSAEKKKKVTLDCKNGTARCIVYSCPLYSFDREAVLHVWGRLWNSTFLEEYTDVKSLDLIVRANIAVKSSIQNLKFRDFSTQIPVAVYLDPMAVVAGGVPWWVILLAVLAGILVLALLVLLMWKVGFFKRARYPEATVPQYHAVKIPREDRQLFKEEKTGTILRNNWGTPRRESTDGHPILGPDGHSEPRTSGHPELGSA